Proteins found in one Labrenzia sp. VG12 genomic segment:
- a CDS encoding GatB/YqeY domain-containing protein — protein sequence MRDRINAALKAAQDDGDKRRCATLRLMQTAVKDREAAARETGKDGVNEAEVIEILQKMISQREISAVEFESGGQLDLAEQERTEQDIIREFLPEQLSEDEMRTICQEMVKDIDAHGLRDIGRCMSELKTRYPGKMDFMQASSVVKDMLRADSASRTENGSDGKGST from the coding sequence ATGCGCGACAGAATCAATGCTGCCCTGAAGGCGGCGCAAGATGATGGCGACAAACGCAGATGCGCGACCCTGCGGTTGATGCAGACCGCGGTCAAGGACCGGGAAGCGGCTGCCCGCGAGACGGGCAAGGATGGCGTCAATGAAGCTGAAGTGATTGAAATTCTTCAGAAAATGATCAGTCAGCGGGAAATCTCGGCGGTGGAATTCGAAAGCGGAGGTCAGCTGGATCTGGCCGAACAGGAACGGACCGAGCAGGACATTATCCGCGAGTTTCTGCCCGAACAGCTCAGCGAAGACGAAATGCGGACCATCTGCCAGGAGATGGTCAAGGACATCGATGCGCATGGCCTCAGAGATATCGGCCGCTGCATGAGCGAATTGAAGACCCGTTATCCGGGGAAAATGGACTTCATGCAGGCCTCCAGCGTCGTAAAGGACATGCTGAGGGCAGATAGCGCCTCCAGAACGGAAAACGGTTCGGACGGCAAGGGAAGCACCTGA